In one window of Frigoriglobus tundricola DNA:
- a CDS encoding EF-hand domain-containing protein, whose amino-acid sequence MWKKWLAFSGMLALIILLDPTHTPAQPEGGGKGKGGRGGFGGFGGPPPDGNTNGQGGGPGGGWPGGGMGGPGGPGGGMGGPGGPGGGGMGRGGFRMDPEVGWMMLQRWTNSTGNTVDLSQIPPETRTMINGFAQRFGTNPLPESGTMSKEQYLEFTAQNEALRAANGGGRGGMGGPNGGGGPGQGGWGPGGWDPNQGGPGQRPFEKKQTEEERPVAMRYGKLPKDLPPWFDEYDTDKDGQISLYEYRKSGKDSKEALTREFLKMDMNSDGLLTADELLRFTRQNAIKEKVDAYDESGGTERPSSWGLGAPVEDKGDNNKGGNNRGRGGPGGGGMGGPGGSMGGPGGGMGGPGGGMGRPGGGMGGPGGGWPGGGMGGPGGGMDWPGGGGGPGGRGGDNTKGPDPKGGDNGGRGGNRGKKGPG is encoded by the coding sequence ATGTGGAAGAAGTGGCTCGCATTCAGCGGCATGCTCGCGCTGATCATCCTGCTCGATCCGACGCACACGCCCGCACAGCCCGAAGGTGGCGGAAAAGGCAAGGGTGGTAGGGGCGGCTTCGGCGGCTTCGGCGGTCCGCCTCCGGACGGCAACACGAACGGGCAAGGTGGCGGCCCTGGTGGCGGTTGGCCGGGCGGCGGTATGGGCGGCCCCGGTGGTCCGGGCGGCGGTATGGGTGGCCCCGGTGGTCCGGGTGGTGGCGGTATGGGACGCGGCGGATTTCGTATGGACCCGGAAGTCGGATGGATGATGCTCCAGAGGTGGACCAACAGCACCGGTAACACCGTTGACCTGAGCCAGATTCCGCCGGAAACGCGGACGATGATCAACGGCTTTGCCCAGCGGTTCGGCACGAACCCGCTGCCCGAGAGCGGCACGATGTCGAAGGAGCAGTACCTCGAATTCACCGCACAAAACGAGGCCCTTCGCGCGGCCAACGGCGGCGGACGCGGCGGCATGGGCGGGCCGAACGGTGGCGGGGGGCCGGGCCAGGGTGGTTGGGGGCCGGGGGGCTGGGATCCGAACCAGGGCGGCCCGGGCCAGCGGCCGTTCGAGAAGAAGCAGACCGAGGAAGAACGGCCGGTCGCGATGCGCTACGGCAAGTTGCCGAAAGACCTGCCCCCGTGGTTCGACGAATACGACACCGATAAGGACGGCCAAATTTCCCTCTACGAATATCGGAAATCGGGCAAAGACTCCAAGGAAGCTCTGACCAGGGAGTTTCTGAAGATGGATATGAACAGTGACGGGCTGCTCACCGCCGACGAGTTGCTCCGCTTCACCCGCCAGAACGCCATCAAAGAGAAGGTCGATGCCTACGACGAGAGCGGCGGAACCGAGCGCCCGAGCAGTTGGGGGCTGGGTGCACCGGTCGAGGATAAGGGCGACAACAATAAGGGTGGCAACAACCGAGGCAGAGGTGGTCCGGGCGGCGGTGGCATGGGCGGCCCCGGTGGTAGCATGGGTGGCCCCGGCGGTGGCATGGGTGGCCCCGGTGGTGGCATGGGCCGCCCCGGCGGTGGCATGGGTGGCCCTGGGGGCGGTTGGCCGGGCGGAGGTATGGGCGGCCCCGGCGGTGGCATGGATTGGCCGGGCGGAGGTGGTGGCCCGGGAGGGCGAGGCGGCGATAACACGAAAGGCCCGGACCCGAAGGGCGGAGACAACGGAGGAAGGGGCGGAAACCGGGGCAAGAAGGGTCCCGGATAA
- a CDS encoding response regulator, giving the protein MIEAGDARDALGLVERDRLHPGVLVTDVVTPGISGREPAERSRARYPTITVLYMSGYTGGGAAVRPGIPQAGTAFRHTPFTSFSPAHKVCAVLDRP; this is encoded by the coding sequence GTGATCGAGGCGGGCGACGCACGAGACGCCCTCGGCCTCGTCGAGCGGGACCGGCTGCACCCGGGCGTCCTGGTGACCGATGTGGTGACGCCGGGGATCAGCGGGCGCGAGCCCGCCGAGCGGAGCCGCGCCCGGTACCCGACGATCACAGTGCTGTACATGAGCGGGTACACGGGGGGGGGCGCGGCGGTCCGCCCCGGCATCCCCCAAGCGGGTACCGCGTTCCGGCACACGCCGTTCACGTCCTTCTCGCCGGCGCACAAGGTGTGCGCGGTATTGGATCGGCCGTGA
- a CDS encoding sensor histidine kinase, which produces MREFCQHLLDSSGFPPRWQCGSWSPGLGWLHIAADLGVWSAYFVIPCVLAWYAVRRKDIPFRGVVLLFVAFILLCGLTHLMDAVLFWWPAYRLAALLKLATALVSWATVASLFRITPHLMALRAPSELDAEIGERRRAEQDLRVLQASLERRVAERTAALEETEERFRAVFEATPAGLILADRYGRIVLVNDLIVRMFGWEKAELLGQPVERLVPERFRDRHPAYRAAYFATPAERPMGAGRDLAGARKDGSEFPVEVGIRPVGMSGAMYVLASVIDISTRKQAEANLRASEERFQAFMNHAPLAAWMVDEEFRGVYASPGFDRLTGLSPGSLLGRTPSELFPAGVAARHTANSNRVLSTGLPVGDEEPLVGLDGFPGVAYVVKFPVRGPSGQTLIGSVAIDITERKRTEELIKASLREKEVLLKEIHHRVKNNLQIVSALLELQSRQTTDRAAVEMFRESRGRVKSMALIHERLYRSLDLARVDFAEYTRQLAGDLFRTYKVSGDIRLEIDVDIPALSIDIAIPCGLLLNELISNCLKHAFAAAADGCIRVALHRERGTNVVTVADDGVGFPAGTDFRNSTSFGLQLVNTLVEQLAGESVMTADRGTTVTVRFPGTPSSNLEGPNP; this is translated from the coding sequence GTGCGGGAGTTCTGCCAGCACCTGCTCGATTCGTCGGGGTTCCCGCCCCGGTGGCAGTGTGGGTCATGGTCCCCCGGTCTCGGCTGGCTGCACATCGCGGCGGACCTGGGCGTGTGGTCCGCGTACTTCGTGATCCCGTGCGTCCTGGCCTGGTACGCGGTGCGGCGGAAGGACATTCCGTTCCGCGGCGTCGTCCTCCTCTTCGTCGCGTTCATCTTGCTGTGCGGGTTAACGCACCTAATGGACGCGGTCCTGTTCTGGTGGCCCGCGTACCGCCTTGCCGCGCTCCTCAAGCTCGCCACGGCGCTGGTCTCCTGGGCCACGGTGGCCTCCCTGTTCCGAATCACCCCCCACTTAATGGCCCTCCGAGCGCCTTCTGAACTGGACGCGGAGATCGGCGAGCGGCGCCGGGCCGAACAGGACCTCCGGGTTCTCCAGGCGTCCCTCGAACGGCGGGTGGCCGAACGAACGGCGGCCCTGGAAGAGACCGAGGAGCGGTTCCGGGCCGTTTTCGAGGCGACCCCGGCCGGGCTGATTCTGGCGGACCGGTACGGGCGCATCGTCCTCGTCAACGACCTGATCGTGCGCATGTTCGGCTGGGAGAAGGCGGAGCTCCTCGGCCAACCGGTCGAGCGTCTGGTGCCGGAGCGCTTCCGGGACCGGCACCCGGCCTACCGGGCGGCCTACTTCGCGACCCCGGCGGAACGGCCCATGGGCGCCGGCCGCGACCTCGCCGGCGCCCGCAAAGACGGCAGCGAGTTTCCGGTGGAGGTCGGGATCCGGCCCGTGGGAATGAGCGGTGCGATGTACGTCCTGGCGTCGGTCATCGACATCTCGACTCGGAAGCAGGCCGAAGCCAATCTGCGGGCGAGCGAGGAGCGGTTTCAGGCGTTCATGAACCACGCCCCGCTCGCCGCGTGGATGGTGGACGAGGAGTTCCGCGGCGTTTATGCCAGCCCGGGCTTCGACCGCTTAACGGGGTTAAGCCCGGGCTCACTCCTCGGCCGCACGCCGTCCGAGCTGTTCCCCGCCGGGGTGGCCGCCCGGCACACCGCGAACAGCAACCGAGTGCTCTCCACGGGCCTCCCCGTGGGGGACGAGGAGCCCCTCGTCGGGTTGGACGGGTTCCCCGGCGTGGCTTACGTGGTCAAGTTCCCGGTCCGAGGGCCATCGGGCCAGACGCTCATCGGGAGCGTGGCGATTGACATCACCGAGCGGAAGCGGACCGAGGAACTGATCAAGGCGTCCCTCCGCGAGAAGGAAGTTCTCTTGAAGGAGATCCACCACCGCGTCAAGAACAACTTGCAGATCGTGTCCGCCCTGCTGGAACTTCAATCACGCCAAACGACGGACCGGGCGGCGGTGGAGATGTTCCGGGAGAGCCGGGGGCGGGTCAAGTCGATGGCCCTGATCCACGAGCGGCTGTACCGCTCACTGGATCTGGCCCGCGTGGACTTCGCCGAGTACACCCGGCAACTCGCCGGCGACCTGTTCCGCACCTACAAGGTGTCGGGCGACATCCGGCTGGAGATCGATGTGGACATCCCGGCCCTGTCCATTGACATCGCCATCCCGTGCGGTCTGCTCCTGAACGAACTGATTTCGAACTGCCTCAAGCACGCGTTCGCCGCCGCCGCGGACGGGTGCATCCGGGTGGCCCTCCACCGGGAGCGAGGGACCAACGTGGTGACCGTGGCCGATGACGGGGTCGGGTTCCCGGCGGGCACCGACTTCCGCAACAGCACCTCCTTCGGATTGCAGTTGGTCAACACCCTCGTCGAGCAGCTCGCCGGCGAGAGCGTCATGACCGCCGACCGGGGGACCACGGTCACCGTCCGGTTCCCCGGAACGCCGAGTTCCAATCTAGAAGGCCCCAACCCGTGA
- a CDS encoding hybrid sensor histidine kinase/response regulator, with the protein MTAAVVPPPPEQVPLAPPPSILVVEDERVIARCIAAQLAEMGYAVAGSAATGEEAVRLALELRPDLVLMDINLGAGIDGVEAATRIRKQVDVPVVYLTANSDRATIQRAKLTDPFGYVLKPYEDGDLRTAVEIGLYRHSIEWRLRENEQWLAATLRSIGDGVIATDARGRVRFMNGLAESLTGWTQAEALGRDVGEVFRVVEGASRKPLPNPILDALARGEPRDLPADTILIDKLGAEHFIADSADPIRDAKETVSGAVLVFRDVTEHRRLEEHLRQAQKMEAIGRLAGGIAHDFNNIMTVVTGFSELLLLDGIIAAPMPAPDRLDLLQNIYNAGTRAATLTQQIMAFSRKQMLVPCVLNLNTVLRDIGVMVQRLIGANIEFVIEPSADLGPVKADPTQIGQVILNLAANARDAMPKGGRLVFTTSNTQLEEAAAHRPPDVPPGWYAMLSVRDSGFGMSEEVRSHVFDPFFTTKGVGEGTGLGLATVYGIVKQSGGHIEVSSTVGLGTTFRIYLPLVADPMTPPSSRELRLASKGHETVLIVEDDDTVRKMTRLMLERCGYKVLEAPDGLKAVEMAERHWPPIHLLITDLVMPHMSGREVAERLLTFKRGLRVLYMSGYTEDVIVQQGVGSAAADFLHKPFSLGDLTSKVREVLDRA; encoded by the coding sequence GTGACCGCCGCCGTCGTCCCGCCCCCGCCTGAACAGGTTCCTCTTGCGCCCCCGCCATCGATCCTGGTGGTGGAGGACGAGAGGGTCATCGCCCGGTGCATCGCCGCCCAGCTGGCCGAGATGGGGTACGCCGTGGCGGGCTCGGCCGCGACCGGCGAGGAGGCCGTGCGCCTGGCCCTGGAGCTCCGCCCCGACCTGGTCCTCATGGACATCAACCTGGGGGCCGGGATCGACGGGGTCGAGGCCGCGACCCGGATCCGCAAGCAGGTGGACGTCCCGGTCGTGTACCTGACCGCCAACTCGGACCGGGCCACGATCCAGCGGGCCAAGCTGACCGACCCGTTCGGGTACGTGCTGAAGCCGTACGAGGACGGGGACCTGCGGACGGCCGTCGAGATCGGCCTGTACCGGCACAGCATCGAGTGGCGGCTGCGGGAGAACGAGCAGTGGCTCGCCGCCACCCTGCGGAGCATCGGCGACGGGGTGATCGCCACCGACGCGCGGGGGCGGGTGCGGTTCATGAACGGGCTGGCCGAGAGCCTGACCGGCTGGACCCAGGCGGAGGCCCTGGGGCGGGACGTGGGCGAGGTGTTCCGGGTGGTCGAGGGGGCGAGCCGCAAGCCGCTCCCGAACCCGATCCTCGACGCACTCGCCCGGGGAGAGCCCCGCGACCTGCCGGCCGACACCATCCTGATCGACAAGCTCGGGGCGGAGCACTTCATCGCCGACAGTGCCGACCCGATCCGGGACGCGAAGGAGACGGTCTCCGGGGCGGTGCTGGTGTTCCGGGACGTGACCGAGCACCGGCGCCTCGAGGAGCACCTCCGGCAGGCGCAGAAGATGGAGGCCATCGGGCGGCTGGCGGGTGGCATCGCCCACGACTTCAACAACATCATGACCGTCGTCACCGGGTTCAGCGAGCTCCTGCTCCTCGACGGCATCATCGCCGCCCCCATGCCGGCCCCCGACCGCCTCGATCTGCTCCAGAACATTTACAACGCCGGGACGCGGGCCGCCACCCTGACCCAGCAGATCATGGCGTTCAGCCGCAAACAGATGCTCGTCCCCTGCGTGCTGAACCTGAACACCGTGCTCCGGGACATCGGGGTGATGGTGCAGCGGTTGATCGGTGCCAACATCGAGTTCGTCATTGAACCGTCCGCGGACCTCGGCCCCGTCAAGGCCGACCCGACGCAGATCGGCCAGGTGATCCTGAACCTGGCGGCGAACGCCCGGGACGCCATGCCGAAGGGGGGGCGGCTGGTCTTTACCACGAGCAACACCCAGTTGGAGGAGGCGGCCGCGCACCGGCCGCCCGACGTGCCACCGGGCTGGTACGCCATGCTCTCGGTTCGGGACTCCGGCTTCGGGATGTCGGAGGAGGTCCGGTCCCACGTGTTCGACCCGTTCTTCACGACGAAGGGCGTCGGGGAGGGGACCGGCCTGGGGCTCGCCACGGTCTACGGGATCGTCAAACAGAGCGGGGGGCACATTGAGGTGTCGAGCACGGTCGGGCTCGGAACCACGTTCCGGATATACCTGCCGCTGGTCGCGGACCCGATGACGCCGCCGAGCAGTCGGGAGCTCCGGCTGGCGTCGAAGGGGCACGAGACCGTCCTGATCGTCGAGGACGATGACACGGTGCGGAAGATGACCCGGTTGATGCTCGAGCGGTGCGGGTACAAGGTGCTCGAAGCCCCGGACGGTCTGAAGGCGGTCGAGATGGCCGAGCGGCACTGGCCGCCGATTCACTTGTTGATCACCGACCTGGTCATGCCGCACATGTCCGGGCGGGAGGTAGCCGAACGACTACTGACGTTCAAGCGGGGGCTGCGGGTGCTGTACATGTCCGGGTACACCGAGGACGTGATCGTGCAGCAGGGGGTGGGGTCGGCGGCCGCCGACTTCCTGCACAAGCCGTTCAGCCTGGGTGACTTGACGAGCAAGGTGCGCGAGGTGTTGGACCGCGCGTGA
- a CDS encoding DUF1559 domain-containing protein, with protein sequence MPARVPVKRLGFTLIELLVVIAIIAILIGLLLPAVQKVRDAAARMKCQNNLKQIGLAMHMYHDSYGYFPASFSKTPPQLQNNWGWLTNLLPYVEQAPLFANLNTTAGPFGANAYTTGTVPPVYVCPADPASTTVANPYFSGYARTNYLVSEQVSDGGSKYNLNVITDGLSNTIMAGERDGTTQVGGIWAGRDTTSVAGVIARPNWPLNTPYPHGTAVPTKTNDPTCTSYTWASKHTGNGVNFVFCDGSVHFLSASLGTDSAQQGCSHPLVANPKFPFILLYLGADGYPVDGNAF encoded by the coding sequence ATGCCCGCGCGCGTGCCCGTGAAACGCCTGGGGTTCACGCTGATCGAGTTGTTGGTGGTGATCGCGATTATTGCCATCCTGATCGGGCTCCTGCTCCCGGCCGTTCAGAAGGTGCGTGACGCCGCCGCCCGCATGAAGTGCCAGAACAACCTGAAGCAGATCGGGTTGGCGATGCACATGTACCACGATTCCTACGGCTACTTTCCCGCCTCGTTCTCGAAGACCCCGCCCCAGCTCCAGAACAACTGGGGCTGGCTGACGAACCTCCTCCCCTACGTCGAACAGGCGCCGCTGTTCGCCAACCTCAACACCACCGCCGGCCCCTTCGGTGCCAACGCCTACACCACCGGCACGGTCCCACCCGTATACGTGTGCCCGGCCGATCCGGCATCGACGACCGTCGCGAACCCCTACTTCAGCGGGTACGCCCGGACCAACTACCTCGTGAGCGAGCAGGTCAGCGACGGCGGATCGAAGTACAACCTGAACGTGATCACCGACGGGTTGAGCAACACGATCATGGCGGGCGAGCGCGACGGGACCACTCAGGTCGGGGGCATCTGGGCGGGCCGCGACACGACCAGCGTCGCGGGCGTGATCGCCCGCCCGAACTGGCCGCTGAACACGCCGTACCCCCACGGCACCGCGGTCCCGACGAAGACGAACGACCCGACGTGTACCTCGTACACCTGGGCGAGCAAGCACACGGGCAACGGGGTCAACTTCGTGTTCTGCGACGGCTCCGTCCACTTCCTCTCGGCGAGCCTGGGAACCGACTCGGCGCAACAGGGGTGTTCTCACCCCCTCGTGGCGAACCCGAAGTTCCCCTTCATTCTGCTGTACCTCGGAGCCGACGGGTACCCGGTCGATGGGAACGCGTTCTGA
- a CDS encoding Hsp70 family protein yields MDPVIGIDLGTTNSAAAFLGPDGPEIIPNAIGGRLTPSVVGVDESGTALVGAAARELQVLHPERCASLFKRYMGTDHKLTLAGRAYAPEELSGLVLRALKADAEAFFGRPVARAVITVPAYFNDRQRKATLAAGKIAGWTVERILNEPTAAAIAYGFHDAGADKKLLVFDLGGGTFDVSVVELFEGTLEVKASSGESALGGEDFTRALAARVLAAQGVSYEQAEARTPKRVSRLIQQCERAKCALSREESTVVRVPDAAGEFTAAGEVTVTRADLESWVGPTLARVELPVRRVLGDAKLARAQIDEVILVGGATRMPLVVKRVTELLGKEPRRRLNPDEVVALGAAVQAGLVGRAAAVEDLVVTDVAPFTLGVEVSKDLGAEVRDGYFDPVIDRNTTIPVSRVKRYGTMAPNQAVIRVRVYQGESRRADGNLLLGEFEVRGIPPGPAGQPVDVRFTYDLNGVLEIEATVVATGKTVTHVIAKHAQGMSEAQVRAAVAAMAKLKTHPRDEEANRFILLRAERLFKELPTDLRDALGGLLDGFEAALGKQDPAAIARHRQELERFLSLYDPRADEPNGGAE; encoded by the coding sequence ATGGACCCGGTCATCGGTATCGACCTCGGCACCACCAACTCGGCCGCCGCGTTCCTGGGGCCGGACGGGCCCGAGATCATCCCGAACGCCATCGGCGGCCGGCTCACGCCCTCGGTCGTCGGGGTGGACGAATCCGGCACGGCCCTCGTGGGCGCCGCCGCCCGCGAGTTGCAGGTGCTCCACCCGGAGCGCTGCGCCAGCCTCTTCAAGCGGTACATGGGTACCGACCACAAGTTGACCCTCGCCGGCCGCGCGTACGCGCCCGAGGAGCTGTCCGGCCTCGTGCTCCGCGCCCTGAAGGCCGACGCGGAGGCGTTCTTCGGCCGCCCCGTCGCGCGGGCGGTCATCACCGTCCCGGCGTACTTCAACGACCGCCAGCGGAAGGCCACCCTCGCGGCCGGCAAGATCGCGGGCTGGACCGTCGAGCGCATCCTGAACGAGCCCACCGCCGCGGCCATCGCCTACGGCTTCCACGACGCCGGGGCGGACAAGAAGCTGCTCGTGTTCGACCTGGGCGGCGGCACGTTCGACGTGTCGGTGGTGGAGCTGTTCGAGGGCACACTCGAGGTGAAGGCGTCCAGCGGCGAGAGCGCGCTGGGCGGCGAGGACTTCACCCGCGCGCTGGCCGCCCGCGTGCTCGCCGCACAGGGCGTGTCGTATGAACAGGCCGAGGCCCGCACGCCGAAGCGGGTGTCGCGGCTGATCCAGCAGTGCGAGCGGGCGAAGTGCGCGCTGAGCCGCGAGGAGAGTACGGTCGTCCGGGTGCCCGACGCGGCCGGCGAGTTCACGGCCGCGGGCGAGGTCACCGTCACCCGCGCCGACCTGGAATCGTGGGTGGGGCCGACGCTCGCCCGCGTCGAGCTGCCCGTCCGCCGCGTGCTGGGCGACGCGAAACTCGCCCGCGCCCAGATCGACGAGGTGATCCTCGTCGGCGGCGCGACGCGGATGCCGCTGGTCGTGAAGCGCGTGACCGAGTTGCTCGGCAAGGAGCCGCGGCGGCGGCTGAACCCGGACGAGGTGGTCGCGCTCGGGGCCGCGGTCCAGGCCGGTCTGGTCGGGCGGGCCGCCGCGGTGGAGGACCTGGTCGTCACCGACGTGGCCCCGTTCACGCTCGGCGTCGAGGTCAGCAAGGACCTCGGCGCGGAGGTCCGCGACGGCTACTTCGACCCGGTCATCGACCGCAACACCACCATCCCGGTCAGCCGGGTGAAGCGGTACGGGACGATGGCCCCGAACCAGGCGGTGATCCGCGTGCGGGTGTACCAGGGCGAGTCGCGGCGCGCCGACGGGAACCTGCTGCTCGGCGAGTTCGAGGTGCGCGGCATCCCGCCCGGCCCGGCCGGCCAACCGGTGGACGTCCGCTTCACCTACGACCTGAACGGCGTGCTGGAGATCGAGGCGACCGTCGTCGCCACCGGTAAGACCGTCACGCACGTGATCGCCAAGCACGCGCAGGGGATGAGCGAGGCGCAGGTCCGGGCGGCGGTGGCGGCGATGGCGAAGCTGAAGACGCACCCGCGGGACGAGGAGGCCAACCGGTTCATCCTGCTCCGGGCGGAGCGGCTGTTCAAGGAACTGCCGACGGACCTGCGGGACGCCCTCGGCGGGTTGCTGGATGGGTTCGAGGCGGCGCTGGGAAAACAGGACCCGGCCGCGATCGCCCGGCACCGCCAGGAGCTGGAGCGGTTCCTGTCCCTGTACGATCCGCGTGCCGACGAGCCGAACGGGGGTGCGGAGTGA